In the Paenibacillus sp. FSL H7-0357 genome, one interval contains:
- a CDS encoding beta-ketoacyl-[acyl-carrier-protein] synthase family protein, producing MNKRIAITGFGVKVPNGENNNDLLDHLISGEYDFTARNDITPNQEPLWVGEVLGDLGTLEDKQYRVLPRISKLAISTSAEALAMAGLDLTDPGNKTGVFFGTTMGGTTPLEEMVHYASAGKFREMPVYCCGLVHYHSLASSISSFFHLTGISKTVTTGCTAGLEALEDAMLYLQSGKINTAIIGAADSSNNKVTVYGFGKIRALPFNQDIRNSGSPFNKKSKGFILSEGAASLVLETEEHALSRNATIYGYVDTVSTNNDAESVNGQDKTGRNMKRAVNDVLGNRRPDYFNSQALGYDANDRIEDIVSRDIFQHEVPLTSIKGLIGHPFSVSGLAQIIASLLGFQHHFIPGTIRTDQLGYEHLPLITKTLPKATSEVLITSHGYGGNNACVYLTKQ from the coding sequence ATGAATAAGCGAATAGCAATTACCGGTTTTGGCGTGAAGGTTCCTAACGGAGAGAACAATAACGATTTGTTGGATCATTTGATCAGCGGCGAGTATGATTTCACGGCCAGAAATGATATTACACCGAATCAGGAGCCTTTATGGGTTGGTGAAGTTCTTGGGGATTTGGGGACGCTGGAGGATAAGCAGTACCGGGTTCTGCCGAGAATCTCCAAGCTGGCCATTAGTACAAGCGCTGAAGCACTAGCGATGGCTGGACTAGATCTGACGGACCCTGGCAATAAGACGGGGGTGTTCTTTGGAACCACCATGGGCGGTACAACTCCGCTGGAGGAAATGGTCCATTACGCATCTGCCGGCAAGTTCAGAGAAATGCCCGTTTACTGCTGCGGGTTGGTGCATTATCACAGTCTGGCTTCCTCCATCTCCAGCTTTTTTCATCTGACAGGAATATCGAAGACGGTAACGACCGGCTGCACTGCCGGACTTGAAGCGCTGGAGGACGCCATGCTGTATCTGCAAAGTGGAAAGATAAACACGGCGATTATAGGTGCAGCGGATAGCAGCAACAATAAAGTGACGGTGTACGGGTTCGGAAAAATAAGAGCGCTGCCATTCAATCAAGACATCAGGAATTCCGGATCGCCGTTCAACAAAAAAAGCAAAGGCTTCATACTGTCGGAGGGGGCTGCCAGCCTGGTTCTGGAAACCGAGGAACATGCGCTTAGCCGCAATGCAACTATTTATGGCTATGTAGACACCGTGTCTACGAATAATGACGCTGAATCGGTGAATGGCCAGGACAAAACCGGAAGGAATATGAAGCGGGCGGTAAATGATGTGCTGGGCAACAGAAGACCTGACTATTTTAACAGCCAGGCCTTGGGTTACGACGCTAATGACAGAATCGAGGATATAGTCTCCAGGGATATCTTTCAGCATGAAGTACCGCTGACCTCGATCAAAGGGCTGATCGGCCATCCGTTCAGCGTCAGCGGCCTGGCGCAGATTATTGCCTCCTTGCTCGGCTTTCAGCATCATTTTATTCCCGGAACCATCCGGACAGATCAACTTGGCTATGAGCATCTTCCATTAATCACAAAGACTCTCCCGAAAGCCACATCCGAAGTACTGATTACAAGTCATGGATACGGAGGCAACAATGCCTGTGTCTATTTAACGAAGCAATGA
- a CDS encoding NADH:flavin oxidoreductase — MNTDKLFTPFQVGTLSLQNRIVMAPMTRAYSPNGVATEAVAEYYRKRTEGGVGLIVTEGTAINHPSAVSHPNIPNIHGEAALAGWAKVVEEVHAAGGKIIPQLWHVGMARNIGELPNAEALPIGPSGLNLAGQQITEPMTQQEIDGIIAAFAQAAVDAKRIGFDGIELHGAHGYLIDQFFWEKTNQRTDQYGGDLEARTTFAVEVIDACRRAVGPDFPIVLRFSQWKSGDYSAKLAQTPEELSRFLTPLSNAGVDIFHCSTRRFWLPEFEGSELNLAGWTKKITGKPTITVGSVGLNSEFTSAVKEENEEDNIERLLEKLEQAEFDLVAVGRALISDPQWPAKVQSGRMDEIIPFTSESTKTLN; from the coding sequence ATGAATACCGATAAATTGTTTACACCTTTTCAGGTTGGAACGCTTTCACTTCAAAACCGGATCGTAATGGCGCCAATGACCCGGGCATATTCACCGAACGGGGTAGCAACCGAAGCGGTTGCCGAGTATTACCGCAAACGGACAGAGGGTGGAGTAGGCCTGATTGTAACCGAAGGCACAGCGATCAACCATCCGTCAGCCGTCAGCCATCCGAATATTCCGAATATTCACGGGGAGGCTGCTTTGGCCGGCTGGGCTAAGGTTGTGGAAGAAGTTCACGCCGCCGGCGGCAAAATCATTCCGCAGCTCTGGCATGTCGGCATGGCCCGCAACATTGGCGAGCTGCCGAATGCCGAAGCGCTGCCGATTGGTCCATCCGGGCTGAATTTGGCCGGCCAGCAGATTACAGAGCCGATGACGCAGCAGGAGATCGACGGTATCATCGCTGCTTTTGCCCAGGCGGCCGTAGACGCCAAGCGGATCGGTTTTGACGGCATTGAGCTGCATGGGGCACATGGTTATCTGATCGACCAGTTCTTCTGGGAGAAGACCAATCAGCGCACCGATCAATATGGCGGTGATCTTGAAGCGCGGACTACCTTTGCGGTCGAGGTTATTGATGCCTGCCGCCGTGCGGTTGGACCGGATTTCCCGATTGTGCTGCGCTTCTCGCAATGGAAGAGCGGAGATTACTCTGCCAAGCTTGCCCAAACACCGGAAGAGCTGTCCCGTTTCCTGACACCGCTCAGCAATGCCGGAGTCGATATCTTCCACTGCTCCACACGCCGCTTCTGGCTGCCGGAGTTCGAAGGCTCCGAGCTGAATCTGGCCGGCTGGACGAAGAAAATCACCGGCAAACCAACCATCACGGTAGGTTCTGTAGGTCTCAACAGCGAGTTCACCAGTGCGGTGAAGGAGGAAAATGAGGAAGATAACATCGAACGCCTGCTGGAAAAGCTGGAACAAGCGGAATTTGATCTGGTAGCGGTCGGCAGAGCGCTGATCAGTGATCCGCAGTGGCCGGCCAAAGTGCAAAGCGGCAGAATGGATGAGATCATTCCGTTTACGTCCGAGTCCACAAAGACACTGAACTGA
- the rhaD gene encoding rhamnulose-1-phosphate aldolase: protein MSTSVMKSKGYIAGIEAPFIQEMSEITHHMWSLGWDELNGGNVSYLLEEDEVAKYINVREPLRTINLTFPVTELAGKYFIVTGSGKYFRNVIKDPEANLGVLRVTDSGESVEVLWGLRNNAVPTSELASHFMSHIERLKVDPNHRIVLHTHATNVIAMTFTHDLDELKFTKTLWEMCTECLVVFPDGVGVIPWIVPGSSEIGRATADKMKEYRVVIWPQHGIFVTGGTMDATFGLVETIEKAAIVYNLIGGREIKQKITDRQLADLAAAFHVTPKAGILEL, encoded by the coding sequence ATGAGTACATCTGTAATGAAGTCCAAAGGATACATTGCCGGCATCGAGGCGCCATTTATTCAGGAAATGTCGGAGATTACCCATCACATGTGGTCGCTCGGCTGGGATGAGCTGAACGGCGGTAACGTCAGCTATTTGCTGGAAGAGGATGAGGTTGCTAAATACATTAACGTACGGGAACCGTTGCGGACGATTAACCTGACCTTCCCGGTCACTGAGCTGGCCGGCAAATATTTCATCGTCACCGGCTCCGGCAAATATTTCCGGAATGTAATCAAAGACCCGGAAGCCAATCTCGGGGTGCTGCGTGTCACGGACAGCGGCGAGAGCGTAGAAGTGCTCTGGGGTCTGCGCAACAACGCCGTGCCGACGAGCGAGCTGGCTTCCCATTTCATGAGCCATATTGAGCGCCTGAAGGTGGACCCCAACCACCGGATCGTACTGCATACCCACGCTACCAATGTCATTGCCATGACCTTCACGCATGATCTGGATGAGCTGAAATTCACCAAAACCTTATGGGAAATGTGCACCGAATGTCTGGTGGTTTTCCCAGACGGCGTGGGGGTTATTCCTTGGATCGTTCCCGGCAGCAGTGAAATCGGCCGCGCCACAGCCGATAAAATGAAGGAGTACCGGGTAGTTATCTGGCCGCAGCATGGCATTTTTGTGACCGGCGGCACGATGGATGCTACCTTTGGTCTGGTGGAAACGATTGAGAAGGCGGCGATTGTCTATAACCTGATCGGTGGCAGAGAAATCAAACAGAAGATTACCGACCGCCAGCTGGCGGATCTGGCGGCGGCTTTCCATGTTACACCCAAAGCCGGCATCCTGGAGTTATAA
- the rhaA gene encoding L-rhamnose isomerase — translation MDQSIMNSYNEAKKLYAAHGINVDEVLEKLAQIKISLHCWQGDDVRGFLFKDKELSGGIAVTGSYPGRAGTPEELRQDLEKALSLIPGKHKVNLHAIYADTDEKVDLDELEPRHFASWVDWAKEQGLGLDFNPTCFSHPNAADGFTLSHADEAIRSFWIKHCKASRRIAEHFGRELGQPCVTNFWVPDGYKDTPVDRLAPRMRLKESLDEVFSEEIDPQYNIDAVESKLFGIGSESYVVGSHEFYMGYGLTRGKAICLDAGHFHPTEVISNKLSSILMFSEQLLLHVSRPVRWDSDHVVTMDDELLEIARELVRGDLLPRTNIGLDFFDGSINHIAAWVIGTRNTIKALLRAMLEPVAELKAVELAGDYTSRLALVEEFKSYPFGAVWDYYCASQNTPVREQWLAEVKSYEQEVLAAR, via the coding sequence ATGGATCAGAGCATCATGAACAGCTATAACGAAGCCAAGAAACTGTACGCCGCTCATGGCATTAATGTGGATGAAGTACTGGAGAAGCTGGCACAGATCAAGATTTCACTGCACTGCTGGCAGGGAGATGACGTTAGAGGTTTTCTGTTTAAGGATAAGGAGCTTAGCGGCGGGATTGCCGTAACCGGAAGTTATCCCGGCCGCGCCGGCACACCAGAGGAGCTGCGTCAGGATTTGGAGAAGGCCTTATCGCTGATTCCGGGCAAGCATAAGGTCAACCTGCATGCGATTTATGCCGACACAGATGAAAAGGTGGATCTGGACGAACTGGAACCGCGCCACTTTGCATCGTGGGTAGACTGGGCCAAGGAGCAGGGGCTTGGACTTGATTTTAATCCGACCTGCTTCTCCCATCCGAATGCGGCAGACGGGTTCACTTTGAGCCATGCAGACGAAGCCATCCGCAGCTTCTGGATTAAGCATTGCAAGGCTTCCCGGCGGATCGCCGAACATTTCGGGCGTGAGCTTGGACAACCCTGCGTCACCAACTTCTGGGTGCCTGACGGTTATAAGGATACCCCGGTGGACCGGCTGGCGCCGCGGATGCGGCTGAAAGAATCGCTGGATGAAGTGTTCAGCGAAGAGATTGATCCACAGTATAATATTGATGCCGTGGAGAGCAAGCTGTTCGGCATCGGTTCGGAGAGCTATGTAGTCGGATCGCATGAATTTTATATGGGCTACGGGCTGACCCGGGGGAAAGCGATTTGCCTCGATGCCGGTCACTTCCATCCGACTGAAGTGATTTCCAATAAGCTGTCCTCCATTCTGATGTTCAGCGAGCAGCTGCTGCTGCATGTCAGCAGACCGGTCCGCTGGGACAGTGACCATGTGGTGACCATGGATGATGAACTGCTGGAGATTGCCCGGGAGCTGGTCCGCGGAGATTTGCTGCCGCGCACGAATATCGGTCTGGATTTCTTCGACGGCAGTATCAATCATATTGCGGCATGGGTCATCGGCACACGCAACACGATCAAAGCCTTGCTGCGTGCGATGCTGGAACCAGTAGCGGAGCTGAAGGCTGTTGAACTGGCCGGTGATTACACTTCCCGGCTCGCACTTGTCGAAGAATTTAAGTCCTATCCATTTGGCGCGGTTTGGGATTATTACTGCGCTTCGCAGAATACACCGGTTCGTGAACAATGGCTGGCTGAGGTCAAGAGCTACGAGCAGGAAGTGCTGGCGGCAAGATAG
- the rhaB gene encoding rhamnulokinase gives MNNHIAVDIGASSGRLVLGTIVDGSLTLEEIHRFSNGFTERDDSCFWDVDYLLEQIITGLQKAKAGGVTKCTLGIDTWAVDYVLLDAEGNRIQEVYAYRDRRTDGVMEEVAKLISPEAVYAKTGIQQLTFNTLYQLYVHDREELAKADQILLVPDYLYYRLCGRKINEVTNASTTQLLNLASRDFDPELLALLQLERAQFAGLTEPGEDLGSISDSLMLQYDLPECRLICVATHDTASAVLGIPAQSGRSSAYISSGTWSLLGAQLDQPINNRSAREANYTNEWGAYGTYRFLKNIMGLWLIQEVRRLDGSRYSFAELAEQAAAAEGFRSLIGCNDPRFLNPDNMIEEIRLFCAESGQPVPQSPGELARCIFDSLALSYRSYLEELEALTGTAIEVLQIVGGGANNELLCQLTADVIGKEVLAGPTEATALGNIAVQLIQSGKVADIHEARTLIGQSFEIKSYLPRPMPQLGELLVRWEELNAAETATSEGA, from the coding sequence ATGAACAATCATATCGCCGTCGATATCGGCGCCTCCAGCGGGCGGCTAGTGCTCGGAACCATCGTGGACGGGAGTCTCACCCTGGAGGAGATTCACCGCTTCAGCAATGGATTCACCGAGCGCGACGATTCCTGCTTCTGGGATGTGGATTATTTACTGGAGCAAATCATTACCGGGCTGCAAAAAGCAAAAGCAGGGGGTGTGACGAAATGCACCCTCGGGATTGACACTTGGGCGGTAGATTACGTCCTGCTGGATGCTGAGGGAAACCGAATCCAGGAGGTATATGCTTACCGGGACCGCAGAACGGATGGGGTCATGGAAGAGGTGGCGAAGCTCATTTCTCCGGAAGCTGTTTATGCCAAGACGGGGATTCAGCAGTTAACATTTAATACGTTATATCAGCTGTATGTCCATGACCGTGAGGAGCTGGCTAAGGCGGATCAGATTTTGCTGGTGCCCGATTATCTCTACTATAGATTGTGCGGCCGGAAGATCAACGAGGTCACCAATGCTTCGACCACTCAGCTGCTCAATCTCGCAAGCCGTGATTTCGATCCTGAGCTGCTTGCGTTGCTTCAGCTTGAAAGAGCGCAGTTCGCCGGGCTGACCGAGCCCGGTGAAGATCTAGGCAGCATCAGTGATTCACTGATGCTGCAGTATGATCTGCCGGAATGCCGGCTCATTTGCGTGGCAACCCATGATACGGCTTCCGCCGTCCTTGGCATCCCGGCGCAAAGCGGGCGATCGTCAGCATATATCAGCAGCGGCACCTGGTCGCTGCTTGGCGCTCAACTGGATCAGCCGATTAATAACCGGAGTGCAAGGGAAGCTAACTATACCAATGAATGGGGTGCTTATGGCACCTACCGGTTCCTCAAAAACATTATGGGACTGTGGCTGATCCAGGAGGTGCGCAGGCTGGACGGCAGCCGCTACAGCTTTGCTGAGCTGGCTGAACAGGCCGCTGCCGCTGAAGGCTTCCGCAGCCTGATTGGCTGCAATGATCCGCGTTTTTTGAATCCGGATAATATGATAGAAGAAATCCGCCTATTCTGTGCCGAGAGCGGCCAGCCTGTTCCGCAGTCGCCGGGTGAACTGGCACGCTGCATCTTTGACAGTCTGGCGTTGTCCTATCGCAGCTATCTGGAAGAACTCGAAGCGCTTACTGGCACAGCCATCGAAGTGCTGCAAATCGTCGGCGGTGGAGCAAACAACGAGCTGCTGTGCCAGCTGACCGCAGACGTAATCGGCAAGGAGGTCCTTGCAGGACCCACTGAAGCCACCGCACTGGGGAATATTGCGGTGCAGCTGATTCAGTCGGGCAAGGTCGCGGACATTCACGAGGCCAGAACACTGATCGGGCAATCGTTTGAGATCAAATCCTATCTACCCCGGCCTATGCCGCAGCTTGGCGAGCTGCTGGTCCGCTGGGAGGAGCTGAATGCAGCGGAAACGGCTACAAGTGAAGGCGCATAA
- a CDS encoding iron-containing alcohol dehydrogenase, with protein sequence MSTHVYYVPSINIMGKGCLKEIGPYIQELNLQKALVVTDKFLVKSGIAGKLLAVLDEAGINYVVYDEVKPNPTCKNVHDGVDFLKQHECDYLVSIGGGSPQDTAKAIGIVATNGGHIAEYEGVHKSQHKSLPIIAVNTTAGTSSEVTINYVITDEKRKVKMVMVDKNSIATISVNDPELMVDKPAALTAATGMDALTHAVEALVTPGAYPVTDATALAAVELIFANLARTVKDGHDIEAREQMVYAIFLGGLAFNNAGLGYVHAMAHQLGGVYDLPHGVCNAMLLPYVEEENAKYVPEKFRSIAKAIGLQVNGKSDKECADFVIKSIKALSKEVGIPAKLSELGVDEVDLDLLAENAMKDACAPGNPFIPTKEEVIALFRKIL encoded by the coding sequence ATGAGTACTCATGTTTATTATGTTCCTTCTATCAACATTATGGGAAAAGGCTGTCTGAAGGAAATCGGGCCGTACATTCAAGAGCTGAATTTGCAGAAAGCGCTTGTGGTCACCGATAAGTTTCTGGTCAAGAGCGGAATCGCCGGTAAGCTGCTGGCTGTTTTGGATGAAGCGGGAATTAATTATGTCGTATATGATGAAGTCAAACCTAACCCGACCTGTAAAAATGTCCACGACGGCGTTGATTTTCTGAAGCAGCATGAATGCGACTATCTGGTGTCCATCGGCGGTGGTTCGCCGCAGGATACAGCCAAAGCCATCGGCATCGTTGCTACCAATGGCGGACATATCGCAGAGTACGAAGGTGTACACAAGTCACAGCATAAATCGCTGCCTATTATTGCGGTGAACACTACCGCCGGAACTTCAAGCGAAGTGACGATCAACTATGTCATTACGGATGAGAAACGCAAGGTGAAGATGGTTATGGTGGATAAGAACAGCATTGCCACCATCTCGGTGAATGACCCTGAGCTGATGGTCGACAAGCCGGCCGCGCTTACTGCGGCAACAGGAATGGATGCCCTGACTCATGCCGTTGAAGCATTAGTGACGCCCGGAGCTTATCCGGTCACCGATGCAACGGCATTAGCTGCGGTGGAGCTTATATTTGCCAATCTGGCCCGCACGGTGAAAGATGGCCATGATATTGAAGCGCGTGAGCAGATGGTTTACGCAATTTTCCTTGGAGGCTTGGCTTTCAACAATGCCGGACTCGGATATGTGCATGCCATGGCGCATCAGCTTGGCGGAGTATATGATTTGCCGCATGGGGTGTGCAATGCGATGCTGCTGCCATATGTAGAAGAAGAAAACGCCAAATATGTACCGGAGAAATTCAGAAGTATCGCCAAGGCGATCGGCCTGCAGGTGAACGGCAAAAGCGACAAGGAATGTGCCGATTTCGTAATCAAATCAATTAAGGCGCTGTCCAAGGAAGTCGGCATACCGGCCAAATTATCCGAGCTGGGTGTAGATGAGGTCGATCTTGACCTGCTCGCTGAAAATGCGATGAAGGATGCCTGTGCACCAGGAAATCCATTCATTCCTACCAAAGAAGAAGTCATTGCCCTGTTCCGCAAAATCCTCTAG
- a CDS encoding DeoR/GlpR family DNA-binding transcription regulator: MLAAERRKKIIDLVHQDKRVLVSDLSRMFEVTEETIRRDLEKLEKDGILSRTYGGAMLNRHTNEDLPFVTRGAINTDIKRNIALKALELINDGDTLMVDPSSTSFEFLKLLGNKNNLTVITNSINILHEFASSGMNILSSGGSLRHRSLSLVGPVAHDTIQRYNVDTAVISCKGIDMERGITDSNEPECELKKYMLRQAEKVVLLADHTKFDKTAFTQLVQLNRIDVLITDRKPSEAWLKRLAKENVEVLY; this comes from the coding sequence ATGCTCGCAGCTGAAAGACGCAAAAAAATAATAGATTTAGTGCATCAGGATAAAAGAGTTCTGGTCTCTGATTTAAGCCGCATGTTTGAAGTAACGGAAGAAACGATCCGCAGGGATCTGGAGAAGCTGGAAAAGGACGGCATTTTAAGCCGCACATACGGGGGGGCTATGCTGAATAGGCATACCAATGAGGATCTGCCGTTTGTCACCCGGGGTGCCATCAATACTGATATCAAACGCAACATCGCGCTTAAGGCGCTTGAGCTGATTAATGACGGTGACACGTTGATGGTCGATCCCAGCTCAACTTCCTTTGAATTTCTCAAGCTGCTGGGCAACAAAAACAATCTGACGGTCATTACGAATTCCATCAATATTTTGCATGAGTTCGCCAGCTCCGGTATGAATATCCTTTCCTCCGGCGGATCCTTGCGCCACCGTTCACTCTCTCTTGTGGGTCCTGTCGCCCATGACACGATCCAGCGGTACAACGTAGATACTGCCGTGATCAGCTGCAAGGGAATTGATATGGAACGCGGTATCACCGATTCCAACGAACCGGAGTGCGAGCTTAAGAAATACATGCTGCGCCAGGCCGAAAAGGTTGTGCTGCTCGCCGACCATACCAAATTCGACAAAACTGCCTTTACACAGCTGGTCCAGCTTAACCGAATCGACGTGCTGATCACGGACCGCAAACCGTCAGAAGCCTGGCTCAAGCGGCTCGCGAAGGAGAATGTTGAGGTGCTGTACTGA
- a CDS encoding IS3 family transposase has protein sequence MEDHRSEFRLEKMCDTLHVSRSGYYKWRTGETSTQKLRKAAIMERIQYHFADHKKRYGSPKITRLLHKEGYTVTERTVSVYMRQMKLRSVVSKPYRVQTTDSKHELSQ, from the coding sequence ATGGAGGACCATCGCTCCGAGTTTCGCTTGGAGAAGATGTGCGACACCCTACACGTTTCAAGGAGCGGTTACTACAAGTGGCGGACGGGAGAAACCAGCACACAGAAACTCCGCAAAGCAGCGATCATGGAGCGAATCCAGTATCATTTTGCCGATCATAAAAAGCGTTATGGAAGTCCGAAGATCACTCGTCTGCTGCACAAAGAGGGCTATACCGTTACTGAACGCACCGTGAGTGTGTACATGCGGCAAATGAAGCTCCGCTCTGTCGTGTCTAAACCCTACCGTGTACAGACTACCGACTCTAAGCATGAACTATCCCAATAA
- a CDS encoding transposase encodes MGEQRQRYNEDFKKQTVKFIQEQTKTLGDLAEELNIPKSTLHQWMGQYRELKNEPAASMDRVRELEAQLKEATRQLQEKELKLADTEEELAIVKKAVHIFSKPRN; translated from the coding sequence ATGGGAGAACAAAGACAACGGTATAACGAAGATTTCAAAAAGCAAACCGTGAAGTTCATTCAAGAACAGACGAAGACCTTAGGTGACTTAGCGGAAGAGCTTAACATCCCGAAAAGTACGCTGCATCAGTGGATGGGTCAATATCGGGAGCTAAAGAATGAACCGGCGGCGAGTATGGACCGGGTACGGGAACTCGAAGCACAGTTGAAAGAGGCGACCCGTCAGCTCCAGGAGAAAGAACTCAAACTTGCCGATACAGAAGAAGAACTGGCGATTGTAAAAAAAGCTGTGCACATCTTCAGCAAACCAAGGAACTAA